In Rhinolophus sinicus isolate RSC01 linkage group LG01, ASM3656204v1, whole genome shotgun sequence, the genomic stretch GTGCAACACAACTCGTCCCAATGAGGTCACCTCCGTGATGAACCGGGCCAAGAAAGCAGGTGGGCTGGGGGCCAGCTTGCTGGGCAGGGGTAAGGCTGAGACCTCAGTGCTTCACCCTGACCTCTGCCACCCTCAGGGATGTCAGTGGGGGTGGTGACGACAATGAGGGTGCAGCATGCCTCGCCAGCCGGCACCTACGCACACACGGTGAACCGCAACTGGTACTCCGACGCCGACATGCCTGCCCAGGCCCTGAAGGAGGGCTGCCAGGACATCGCCGCACAGCTCGTCTCCAACATGGACATTGACGTGTGTCATGCAGGGCAAGGGGAGCTGGGCAGAGGGTGGGCAACCCCAGCCTGAGCCCGGGGACTTGGGGCCTTGTGGCGGTGGGGCGTAGAAGGAACAGTCGTTAAGGCCATCGCCACACACCTTGTGGGGGGACCTAAGGGCTGTGTGAGCAGCGGGCAATGCGCTAGCCAGGCCCCATGCCCACCTGCCCTGACCCTCTCCGTCCAGGTGATCCTTGGTGGAGGCCGCAAATACATGTTTCCCAAGGGAACCCCAGACCCTGAGTACCCAACTGATGCCACACAGAACGGAATCAGGATTGACAATCGGAACCTGGTGCAAGACTGGCAAGCCAAGTACCAGGTGATGGGGGCTCCTGGGCGCAGGGGTAGAGCAGGGACCAGGGTGGGGCAGCTGGCCATAGGACTGTGGCCTGAAGCTGGTTCTGCCTCTCCCAGAGTGGCCGGTACGTGTGGAACCGAGAGCAGCTCATTCGGGCGTCGGAGGACCCCTCTGTAACGCACCTCCTGGGTAACGaccacctcccccaccttccTGCCTGATCCTCCCGGGTCCTCACATGGCCAAGCATGTGTGCACAGTGTGTGCGCTGACCCTGCTCCAGCTCGTCAGTCACGGCCAACCCCTTCCCCACAGGCCTCTTTGAGCCCAAAGACATGAAGTATGAGGCATACCGAGACCCCAAGCAGGACCCATCCCTGACGGAGATGACAGAGGCGGCCTTGCGCCTGCTGAGCAGGAACCCCCGTGGCTTCTACCTCTTCGTGGAGGGTGAGTGAGTGGCAGCCCCTCACTGAGCACAGGAGGGGAAGGGCTCAGGGCCGGTTCCCCATCACCCATCCCTCATGTGGTTTTCCGGCAGGCGGCCTCATTGACCAAGGTCATCATAGGAACAGAGCTTACCTGGCTCTGACCGAGGCTGTCAGTTTCGACGATGCCATTGACAGGGCCAGCCAGCTCACAAACGAGAAGGACACGCTGATCCTTGTCACTGCTGACCACTCTCACGTCTTCACTTTCGGTGGCTACACACTGCGTGGGAGCTCCATTTTCGGTAGGCCCAGGGAGAGGGGCAGGTGCTCTTCCCCAAATTACAGGGCAGAAATTGCTCTGAGCCCTGTTGCTCATCTTTCAAACGGGGTCATAACAGCAATGGCCACGTAGGATTCTGGTGCAGATGAAGCCACTGAACAGGCAAGTGCCTGGCTTAGCCCACAGGGGGCGCTGCACAGCTGTGGTCAGTGCCATCACAGGTCTTCTCCCTGCAGGCCTGGCTCCTGACGTGGCCGATGATGGCAAGGCCTACACCTCCCTCCTTTATGCCAACGGCCCAGGCTTCGCTATCAGCAATGGCTCCCGGCCCAATGTCAACGACAGTCAGAGCGGTGAGTGCACTGGGTCGTGTGGACCGACTGGTGGGGAACCACAGTTTGGAGCTCATGGCAGGGTG encodes the following:
- the LOC109451468 gene encoding intestinal-type alkaline phosphatase; the protein is MVPALPSSHHPTGMQRVWLLLLLLLGLRLRLSLSIIPVEEEDPAFWNRQAAQTLDTAKKLQPIQTAAKNLILFLGDGMGVSTVTAARILKGQKNGKLGPETPLAMDQFPYLALSKTYNVDRNVPDSAGTATAYLCGVKGNYQTIGVSAAARLNQCNTTRPNEVTSVMNRAKKAGMSVGVVTTMRVQHASPAGTYAHTVNRNWYSDADMPAQALKEGCQDIAAQLVSNMDIDVILGGGRKYMFPKGTPDPEYPTDATQNGIRIDNRNLVQDWQAKYQSGRYVWNREQLIRASEDPSVTHLLGLFEPKDMKYEAYRDPKQDPSLTEMTEAALRLLSRNPRGFYLFVEGGLIDQGHHRNRAYLALTEAVSFDDAIDRASQLTNEKDTLILVTADHSHVFTFGGYTLRGSSIFGLAPDVADDGKAYTSLLYANGPGFAISNGSRPNVNDSQSGDVEYLQQTAVPLSSETHGGEDVAVFARGPQAHLVHGVQEQSFVAHVMAFAACLEPYTACGLAPPGSTPASPTAGPNARPTDAAHPGPAAGASLTLLAGALLLLLGANVP